One genomic window of Devosia salina includes the following:
- a CDS encoding Zn-dependent hydrolase codes for MTSPGENLRINGDRLWESLMEMAKIGPGVAGGNNRQTLTDADKEGRELFARWCEEAGLTLGVDEMGTMFARREGEDPNLDPVYVGSHLDTQPTGGKYDGVLGVLGGLELVRTLNDLGIKTKRPIVVTNWTNEEGTRFAPAMLASGVFAGMHERDWAYDRVDAEGKRFGDELERIGWKGPEKVGARKIHAMFELHIEQGPILEAEGKDIGVVTHGQGLWWLEVTLTGKEAHTGSTPMNMRVNAGLGMARVTEAVHRIAMAHQPNAVGAVGQANVYPNSRNVIPGKAVFTIDIRSPELDKLTSMRTQIEAEAARIAEELGLGLKIEPTGHFDPVTFDENCVKAVRDAAERLGYSHRNIVSGAGHDACWVNRVAPTAMVMCPCVDGLSHNEAEDISKEWATAGADVLFHAVVETAGIVE; via the coding sequence ATGACCTCTCCCGGCGAAAACCTTCGGATCAATGGCGACCGGCTCTGGGAGAGCCTGATGGAGATGGCGAAAATCGGCCCCGGCGTGGCCGGTGGCAATAATCGCCAGACCCTCACCGATGCCGACAAGGAGGGCCGCGAACTCTTTGCCCGCTGGTGCGAGGAGGCCGGACTGACGCTGGGCGTCGATGAAATGGGCACCATGTTCGCCCGCCGCGAGGGCGAGGACCCCAATCTCGACCCGGTCTATGTCGGCAGCCATCTCGATACCCAGCCTACGGGCGGCAAATATGATGGCGTGCTCGGGGTCCTGGGCGGGCTCGAGCTGGTCCGCACCCTCAACGATCTCGGCATCAAGACCAAGCGTCCCATCGTCGTCACCAACTGGACCAATGAAGAAGGGACCCGCTTCGCCCCGGCCATGCTGGCCTCGGGTGTTTTCGCCGGCATGCATGAGCGCGACTGGGCCTATGACCGGGTCGATGCCGAGGGCAAGCGCTTTGGCGACGAGCTTGAGCGCATTGGCTGGAAGGGCCCGGAAAAGGTCGGCGCGCGCAAGATCCACGCCATGTTCGAACTCCATATCGAACAGGGGCCGATTCTTGAGGCCGAGGGCAAGGATATTGGCGTCGTCACCCATGGCCAGGGCCTGTGGTGGCTCGAGGTGACACTCACCGGCAAGGAAGCCCATACCGGCTCCACCCCGATGAACATGCGCGTCAATGCCGGGCTCGGCATGGCGCGGGTCACCGAGGCGGTGCATCGCATTGCCATGGCGCATCAACCCAATGCCGTCGGCGCCGTGGGTCAGGCCAATGTCTATCCCAATTCGCGCAATGTCATTCCGGGCAAGGCGGTGTTCACCATCGACATCCGCTCGCCCGAACTCGACAAGCTCACCTCCATGCGCACGCAGATCGAAGCCGAGGCGGCAAGAATCGCCGAGGAACTGGGCCTGGGCCTCAAGATTGAGCCGACCGGCCATTTCGACCCCGTCACATTCGACGAAAACTGCGTCAAGGCCGTCCGCGACGCCGCCGAGCGGCTGGGCTATTCCCACCGCAACATTGTCTCGGGTGCAGGGCATGACGCCTGCTGGGTCAACCGGGTCGCGCCAACCGCCATGGTCATGTGTCCCTGCGTCGATGGCCTGAGCCACAACGAGGCCGAAGACATTTCCAAGGAATGGGCGACCGCCGGCGCAGACGTGCTCTTCCACGCGGTGGTCGAGACAGCGGGGATCGTGGAATAG
- the hydA gene encoding dihydropyrimidinase, giving the protein MSKVIKNGTIVTADLSYQADVKIEGDTIVEIGRNLSGDEKLDATGCLIMPGGIDPHTHLEMPFMGTYSADDFESGTRAALAGGTTMVVDFCLPNPDQSLLEALQMWDNKTGKASTDYSFHMAITWWGEQVFNEMAEVVDRGITSFKHFMAYKGALMVNDDEMFASFQRCAALGALPLVHAENGDVVAAMTAKLLAEGNNGPEAHAYSRPPEVEGEATNRAIMLADMAGVPLYVVHTSCEQAHEAIRRARQKGMRVYGEPLIQHLTLDESEYFNPDWDHAARRVMSPPFRNKQHQDSLWAGLQAGSLSCVATDHCAFTTEQKRFGVGNFAKIPNGTGGLEDRMPVLWTAGVNTGRLTPNEFVAVTSTNIAKILNMYPKKGAVMVGADADLVVWDPKRKKTISAKSQQSVIDYNVFEGFEVTGLPRFVLSRGKVSIVEAEVKAEPGHGKFVAREAKNPVNRALSQWKDIVAPRKVERSGIPATGV; this is encoded by the coding sequence ATGAGCAAAGTCATCAAGAACGGCACCATCGTCACCGCCGATCTCTCCTACCAAGCCGATGTGAAGATCGAGGGCGATACGATCGTCGAGATCGGCAGGAACCTCTCCGGCGATGAGAAACTGGATGCCACCGGCTGCCTCATCATGCCGGGCGGCATCGACCCGCATACCCATCTCGAAATGCCCTTCATGGGCACCTATTCGGCCGATGACTTTGAAAGCGGCACGCGGGCGGCACTGGCCGGCGGCACCACCATGGTGGTCGATTTCTGCCTGCCCAATCCCGACCAGAGCCTGCTCGAAGCCTTGCAGATGTGGGACAACAAGACCGGCAAGGCCTCGACCGACTATTCCTTCCACATGGCCATCACCTGGTGGGGCGAGCAAGTGTTCAACGAAATGGCCGAGGTGGTCGATCGCGGCATCACCTCGTTCAAGCACTTCATGGCCTATAAGGGCGCGCTGATGGTGAACGACGACGAGATGTTCGCCTCCTTCCAGCGTTGCGCCGCGCTCGGCGCCCTGCCGCTGGTCCATGCCGAAAATGGCGACGTGGTCGCGGCCATGACCGCAAAACTGCTCGCCGAAGGCAATAACGGCCCCGAGGCCCACGCCTATTCCCGGCCCCCGGAAGTCGAGGGCGAAGCCACCAACCGCGCCATCATGCTGGCCGATATGGCCGGGGTGCCGCTTTATGTGGTGCACACCTCTTGCGAGCAGGCGCATGAAGCCATCCGCCGCGCCCGGCAGAAGGGCATGCGCGTCTATGGCGAGCCGCTGATCCAGCATCTGACGCTCGACGAAAGCGAGTATTTCAACCCCGATTGGGACCATGCCGCCCGTCGCGTCATGTCGCCGCCCTTCCGCAACAAGCAGCACCAGGATTCGCTCTGGGCCGGGTTGCAGGCGGGCTCGCTCTCCTGCGTCGCCACCGATCATTGCGCCTTCACCACCGAGCAGAAGCGCTTCGGGGTTGGCAATTTCGCCAAGATCCCCAACGGCACCGGCGGCCTCGAAGACCGCATGCCCGTGCTCTGGACCGCCGGGGTCAATACCGGCCGCCTGACGCCCAACGAGTTCGTTGCCGTCACCTCGACCAATATCGCCAAGATCCTCAATATGTATCCCAAGAAGGGTGCAGTCATGGTCGGCGCCGACGCCGATCTCGTGGTCTGGGACCCCAAGCGGAAAAAGACCATTTCCGCCAAGAGCCAGCAATCGGTCATCGACTACAATGTCTTTGAAGGTTTCGAAGTCACCGGCCTGCCGCGCTTCGTTCTGAGCCGCGGCAAGGTCTCGATTGTCGAGGCGGAGGTGAAGGCCGAGCCGGGCCATGGCAAGTTCGTCGCCCGCGAAGCGAAAAACCCTGTGAACCGGGCCTTGAGCCAGTGGAAGGATATCGTCGCGCCGCGCAAGGTAGAACGCAGCGGTATTCCGGCGACGGGGGTTTGA
- a CDS encoding ABC transporter ATP-binding protein, giving the protein MSVVSATNLGLTFPTGDGDVVALSDVNLTIEKGDFVSFIGPSGCGKTTFLRTIADLEKPTSGTLSVNGMSPEQARKARAYGYVFQAAALYPWRTIEKNIALPLEIMGHSAAEQAERIRRTMELVNLSGFEKKYPWQLSGGMQQRASIARALSFDADLLLMDEPFGALDEIVRDHLNSELLKLWDRTQKTICFVTHSIPEAVYLSTRIVVMSPRPGRVTDIIESTLPRERPLDIRETPEFLAIAARVREGLRAGHSYDEGAV; this is encoded by the coding sequence ATGAGCGTCGTCTCCGCCACCAATCTCGGCCTCACCTTCCCCACCGGCGATGGTGACGTCGTCGCCCTTTCCGACGTGAATCTCACCATCGAGAAGGGCGATTTCGTCTCCTTCATCGGTCCTTCGGGCTGCGGCAAGACGACGTTCTTGAGGACCATCGCCGATCTCGAAAAGCCCACTTCGGGCACGCTCAGCGTCAATGGCATGAGCCCGGAACAGGCGCGCAAGGCGCGGGCCTATGGCTATGTCTTCCAGGCGGCCGCGCTCTATCCCTGGCGCACGATCGAGAAGAATATCGCCCTGCCGCTCGAAATCATGGGGCACTCTGCCGCAGAGCAGGCTGAGCGCATCCGGCGCACCATGGAGCTGGTCAATCTCTCGGGCTTCGAAAAGAAATATCCCTGGCAGCTCTCGGGGGGCATGCAGCAGCGCGCCTCCATCGCCCGGGCCTTGAGTTTCGACGCCGACCTCCTTCTGATGGACGAGCCCTTCGGCGCCCTCGATGAGATCGTCCGCGATCACCTCAATTCCGAGCTGCTGAAGCTCTGGGATCGCACGCAGAAGACCATCTGCTTCGTCACCCATTCCATTCCCGAGGCGGTCTATCTCTCCACCCGCATCGTGGTCATGTCGCCGCGACCCGGCCGGGTGACCGACATCATCGAGAGCACATTGCCGCGCGAGCGCCCGCTCGATATCCGCGAGACGCCCGAATTCCTGGCCATCGCCGCCCGCGTCCGCGAGGGCCTCAGGGCCGGACATTCCTATGACGAGGGGGCGGTGTGA
- a CDS encoding ABC transporter permease, whose amino-acid sequence MTRVLPVLTILLAILALWYAAAVWMNAPWQNQLNTRAKLENVPFTEFVGQTWGQDKPVLPAPHQVLGEIWNATVAIDINSKRSLAYHGWITLSATLLGFAFGTVLGVGLAVAIIHNDASDRSLMPWIIASQTIPILAVAPMVVVGLGAVGLTGLVPKALISMYLSFFPVVVGMVKGLRSPEAIQLDLMRTYDASSWQVFWKLRWPAAMPFLFASMKVGIAISLIGAVVAELSNASGGGLGVRLLTGSYNGQTVQIWAALFIAAGFAAILVALVGSAERFVNARMGARA is encoded by the coding sequence ATGACCCGCGTCCTTCCCGTCCTCACCATCCTCCTTGCCATCCTCGCGCTCTGGTATGCCGCCGCAGTCTGGATGAATGCCCCCTGGCAGAACCAGCTCAACACCCGCGCCAAGCTGGAGAACGTGCCCTTTACCGAGTTCGTCGGCCAGACCTGGGGCCAGGACAAGCCGGTGCTCCCCGCGCCCCATCAGGTCTTGGGCGAAATCTGGAACGCCACGGTCGCGATTGACATCAACTCCAAGCGCTCGCTCGCCTATCACGGCTGGATCACCCTGTCGGCCACGCTGCTCGGCTTCGCCTTTGGCACTGTCCTCGGTGTGGGGCTGGCAGTGGCCATCATCCACAATGACGCCTCCGACCGCTCGCTGATGCCCTGGATCATTGCCAGCCAGACTATCCCCATTCTGGCCGTGGCACCCATGGTGGTGGTCGGCCTTGGCGCGGTGGGGCTGACGGGGCTCGTGCCCAAGGCGCTGATTTCGATGTATCTCTCGTTCTTCCCGGTGGTCGTGGGCATGGTCAAGGGCCTGCGCTCGCCCGAGGCCATCCAGCTCGATCTGATGCGCACCTATGACGCCAGTTCCTGGCAGGTCTTCTGGAAATTGCGCTGGCCGGCTGCCATGCCCTTCCTTTTCGCCTCGATGAAGGTGGGCATTGCCATTTCGCTGATCGGCGCCGTGGTGGCTGAGCTTTCCAATGCCTCGGGCGGAGGCTTGGGCGTGCGCCTGCTCACCGGCTCCTATAATGGCCAGACCGTGCAGATCTGGGCCGCCCTGTTCATCGCCGCTGGCTTCGCCGCCATCCTGGTGGCGCTCGTCGGCAGTGCCGAGCGCTTCGTCAATGCGCGGATGGGGGCACGGGCATGA
- a CDS encoding ABC transporter permease: MRRDLTSLQLYLALVAAGTGLFGLMFSIPTLGAAPMLSWFFGLAALSLFRLAMPFSLWLDGLLAAFGALALIQSLGPGVAMPLHHWLALFSGWAFAWLFVERLSAAIRSGRLPETGTGLVIPVVFGLALLVVWEVVTRGANVPPVLLPPPSAIWARLTAEVPTLWADFVQTFIKSVLPGYAIGCLAGLLVAIAVDRSPFLKAGVMPIGNFMSALPIIGIAPIMVMWFGFDWQSKAAVVVAMTFFPMLVNTVAGLNAASAIERDLMHTYAASYWQTLMKLRLPAAGPFIFNALKINSTLALIGAIVAEFFGTPIVGMGFRISTGVGRLAIDLVWAEIAVAAVAGSAFYGVIALIERGVTFWHPSVRGGRS, translated from the coding sequence ATGAGACGCGACCTCACGAGCCTGCAGCTCTATCTCGCCCTCGTCGCAGCCGGCACCGGTCTCTTTGGTCTGATGTTCAGCATTCCCACGCTCGGCGCCGCGCCGATGCTGTCATGGTTCTTTGGCCTGGCGGCGCTGTCGCTGTTCCGCCTCGCCATGCCGTTCAGCCTCTGGCTCGACGGCCTATTGGCAGCTTTTGGCGCGCTGGCGCTGATTCAGTCGCTGGGCCCGGGCGTGGCCATGCCGCTGCACCACTGGCTGGCACTGTTTTCGGGCTGGGCCTTTGCATGGCTCTTTGTCGAACGGCTTTCGGCCGCCATTCGCAGCGGCCGGCTGCCCGAAACCGGCACCGGCCTCGTCATTCCCGTGGTCTTCGGCCTGGCCCTGCTGGTGGTCTGGGAAGTGGTGACGCGCGGCGCCAATGTGCCGCCCGTGCTGCTACCCCCGCCTTCGGCCATCTGGGCGCGGCTGACCGCCGAAGTGCCCACGCTCTGGGCCGATTTCGTCCAGACCTTCATCAAGTCCGTGCTGCCCGGCTACGCCATTGGCTGCCTCGCCGGATTGCTGGTCGCCATCGCTGTCGATCGCTCGCCTTTCCTCAAGGCCGGGGTCATGCCCATCGGCAATTTCATGTCGGCGCTGCCCATCATTGGCATCGCCCCGATCATGGTCATGTGGTTCGGTTTCGACTGGCAATCCAAGGCCGCGGTCGTTGTCGCCATGACCTTCTTTCCCATGCTGGTCAACACGGTCGCCGGGCTCAATGCCGCCTCGGCCATCGAGCGCGACCTCATGCACACCTATGCTGCCTCCTACTGGCAAACCCTTATGAAGCTCAGGCTTCCCGCTGCGGGCCCCTTCATATTCAACGCCCTCAAGATCAACTCGACTCTGGCCTTGATCGGCGCAATCGTAGCGGAATTCTTCGGGACGCCCATTGTGGGAATGGGCTTCCGGATTTCGACCGGGGTGGGGCGTCTCGCCATCGACCTGGTCTGGGCGGAGATCGCTGTTGCGGCGGTCGCGGGGTCCGCCTTCTACGGGGTGATCGCCCTCATCGAGAGGGGCGTCACCTTCTGGCATCCGTCCGTCCGCGGTGGACGGTCGTAA
- a CDS encoding ABC transporter substrate-binding protein, producing MNKLITGMLAGALALSAAPAALAADALTLQLKWVTQAQFAGYLVAESKGFYDEEDLDVTILPGGPNIAPEQVIAGGGADIIVTWMAAGMAARESGVPLVNIAQPFKRSGLMMICPTETGITSPADFPGHTLGVWFFGNEYPFFAWMNKEGIPTDGSAGGVTVLQQSFDIQPMIQGQADCISVMTYNEYGQALDAGYGPDNLTIFNYTDMGNDLLEDGLYVMEDSLDDPAKVDAYTRFVKASMKGWQYALENPEEAAQIVVDMDDTGAAEYDHQLYMVGEVSKLVDAADPALNMETYDRTVKALLDQSIIKATPEGAYTTVVTDALK from the coding sequence ATGAACAAGCTTATCACCGGTATGCTGGCTGGCGCGCTGGCGCTTTCCGCTGCCCCCGCCGCTTTGGCGGCCGATGCGCTGACGCTGCAACTGAAATGGGTCACCCAGGCGCAGTTCGCCGGCTATCTCGTCGCCGAATCCAAGGGCTTTTATGACGAGGAAGACCTGGACGTCACCATTCTGCCCGGCGGCCCCAACATCGCCCCCGAACAGGTCATTGCCGGCGGCGGCGCCGACATCATCGTCACCTGGATGGCGGCGGGCATGGCGGCCCGCGAAAGCGGCGTGCCATTGGTCAACATCGCCCAGCCCTTCAAGCGCTCGGGCCTGATGATGATCTGCCCCACCGAAACCGGCATTACCTCTCCGGCCGATTTCCCCGGCCATACGCTGGGCGTTTGGTTCTTCGGCAATGAATACCCCTTCTTTGCCTGGATGAACAAGGAAGGCATCCCCACCGATGGCTCGGCAGGCGGCGTCACGGTCCTCCAGCAGAGCTTTGATATCCAGCCCATGATCCAGGGCCAGGCCGACTGCATCTCGGTCATGACCTATAACGAATATGGCCAGGCGCTCGATGCCGGCTACGGCCCGGATAACCTCACCATCTTCAACTATACCGACATGGGCAACGACCTCCTGGAGGACGGCCTCTATGTCATGGAAGACAGCCTCGACGATCCTGCCAAGGTCGACGCCTATACCCGCTTCGTGAAGGCCTCGATGAAGGGCTGGCAATATGCTCTCGAGAACCCCGAGGAAGCCGCCCAGATCGTCGTCGACATGGATGATACCGGCGCCGCCGAATATGACCACCAGCTCTATATGGTGGGCGAGGTCTCCAAGCTGGTCGATGCCGCCGATCCGGCGCTGAACATGGAAACCTATGACCGCACCGTGAAGGCCCTGCTCGACCAGTCGATCATCAAGGCCACCCCGGAAGGCGCCTACACCACCGTCGTTACCGACGCGCTGAAGTAA
- a CDS encoding TerB family tellurite resistance protein, producing MSMDTPAGIAVVETTTSASAVEASYVDWPAIFAGIVFASAISLVLISFGSAIGLNFVDFNAREGAPAILIGIGAASWFLWVQISSFMAGGYLTGRLRRRNFDATEDESDMRDGAHGLLVWGGAMIVGAVLALSGIGAAANMAGNAAATATVAASNVAEGEADLADPNAYFVDTLFRSQTPAADTGIARDEASRIFAQAALGDGTVPDADRTYLASLVSANTGLPPEEAQARVDQVIANVETARQQAVEAARIARNTAIIAAFLLAASSLVSAIGAYWAAQKGGNHRDNNTVFADVFRRF from the coding sequence ATGAGCATGGACACCCCGGCGGGCATCGCCGTCGTCGAAACCACCACCAGCGCCTCTGCCGTTGAGGCCAGCTATGTCGATTGGCCGGCCATCTTCGCCGGCATTGTCTTCGCCTCGGCCATTTCCCTTGTGCTGATCAGCTTCGGCTCGGCCATTGGCCTCAACTTTGTCGATTTCAACGCCCGCGAGGGCGCCCCGGCCATCCTGATCGGCATCGGCGCCGCCAGCTGGTTTCTCTGGGTACAGATTTCGAGCTTCATGGCCGGCGGCTATCTTACCGGCCGGTTGCGTCGCCGCAATTTCGACGCCACCGAGGATGAGAGCGATATGCGCGACGGCGCCCACGGTCTTCTGGTCTGGGGCGGCGCCATGATCGTCGGAGCCGTTCTGGCGCTGAGCGGCATTGGTGCAGCGGCCAACATGGCCGGCAATGCGGCGGCCACCGCGACCGTGGCTGCGTCCAATGTGGCCGAAGGCGAGGCGGACCTTGCCGACCCCAACGCCTATTTCGTCGATACCCTGTTCCGCAGCCAGACCCCGGCCGCCGATACCGGCATTGCCCGCGATGAAGCCAGCCGCATCTTTGCCCAGGCGGCGTTGGGTGACGGCACCGTGCCCGACGCCGACCGCACCTATCTCGCCAGCCTCGTCTCCGCCAATACGGGCCTGCCGCCCGAAGAGGCCCAGGCCCGTGTGGACCAGGTGATCGCCAATGTCGAAACGGCCCGTCAGCAGGCAGTCGAGGCGGCCCGCATCGCCCGCAACACGGCCATCATTGCGGCCTTCCTGCTCGCGGCTTCCTCGCTGGTCTCGGCCATCGGCGCCTATTGGGCGGCCCAGAAGGGCGGCAATCACCGCGACAACAACACCGTCTTTGCCGACGTCTTCCGTCGGTTCTAG
- a CDS encoding glutathione peroxidase: MSHTLADFAANRLDGTPQALSDYAGKVVLIVNVASQCGSTPQYEGLEALYRQFRDQGLVVLGFPCNQFGEQEPGSSEEIARFCAVNFGVSFPLFERIEVNGEGTHPLYAWLKASAPGLLGSEAIKWNFTKFLLDRNGRVVERFASTTEPAEIAPAIARLL, translated from the coding sequence ATGTCCCACACCCTTGCCGATTTTGCCGCCAACCGCCTCGATGGCACACCGCAGGCCCTGTCCGACTATGCCGGCAAGGTCGTGCTCATCGTCAATGTCGCCAGCCAATGTGGCTCCACGCCGCAATATGAGGGGCTCGAGGCGCTCTACCGGCAATTCCGGGACCAGGGTCTGGTCGTTCTCGGCTTCCCCTGCAACCAGTTCGGTGAGCAGGAGCCAGGCAGTTCGGAGGAGATTGCCCGCTTCTGCGCGGTCAATTTCGGCGTCAGCTTCCCCCTGTTCGAGCGGATCGAGGTCAATGGCGAGGGCACCCATCCGCTCTATGCCTGGCTCAAAGCCTCTGCGCCCGGCCTGTTGGGTAGCGAGGCCATCAAGTGGAACTTCACCAAGTTCCTGCTCGACCGCAATGGGCGCGTGGTCGAGCGCTTCGCCTCCACCACCGAACCGGCCGAGATCGCCCCAGCCATCGCAAGGCTGTTGTAG
- a CDS encoding DUF1236 domain-containing protein, with the protein MKKTLLASVALISLGLSVPAFAQDAGVVNSEAGATIGATGGAAGGATLGFLAGGPIGAVIGGFAGAVIGAEAGIETSTIEYAGNHPVEPIMIEGSLDVGAAVPSGVTIYPVENDPAHGYFYANGRVWIVDLSNNTLVYSPGYVVSQSAADFAVANPVDPINAEGDVVVGYVLPQDVTVHEIPDSTTYGYVYVDGRPALVESSSRTVIWVK; encoded by the coding sequence ATGAAGAAGACCCTTCTGGCCTCCGTGGCCCTGATTTCGCTTGGCCTGAGCGTCCCGGCATTTGCCCAGGACGCCGGTGTCGTCAACTCTGAAGCTGGCGCCACCATCGGCGCAACCGGTGGTGCCGCGGGCGGCGCAACGCTTGGCTTCCTCGCCGGCGGTCCCATTGGCGCCGTCATTGGTGGCTTTGCCGGTGCCGTGATCGGCGCCGAAGCCGGCATCGAGACCTCCACCATCGAATATGCCGGCAATCACCCGGTCGAGCCGATCATGATCGAGGGCTCGCTTGATGTCGGTGCTGCGGTCCCGAGCGGCGTCACCATCTACCCGGTCGAGAACGATCCCGCCCATGGCTATTTCTACGCCAATGGCCGCGTCTGGATCGTGGACCTGTCCAACAACACTCTGGTCTATTCGCCCGGCTATGTGGTGAGCCAGTCGGCCGCCGACTTTGCCGTGGCCAACCCGGTTGACCCGATCAATGCCGAAGGTGACGTTGTGGTCGGCTATGTGCTGCCGCAGGATGTCACCGTCCATGAGATCCCGGACAGCACCACCTACGGCTATGTCTATGTCGATGGCCGCCCGGCACTGGTGGAAAGCTCCTCCCGCACGGTCATCTGGGTCAAGTAA